The sequence TCTCATCGAGGATCTGTCTCATCTCTTCTCTCGTATCTTCGTTGATGACGCGCTTGCCCCTCGTGAGGTCGCCGTACTCGGCGGTATCACTTATGGAATAGCGCATATAGGAGATGCCTCCCTCGTACATGAGGTCCACAATAAGCTTGAGCTCGTGGAGGCATTCGAAATAGGCGATCTCAGGCTGATAGCCCGCTTCGACGAGGGTATCGAATCCCGCCTTAACCAACTCTGCCGCGCCACCGCAAAGGACTGCCTGCTCGCCAAAGAGGTCGGTTTCCGTCTCCTCCGCAAAGGTGGTCTCCAATACTCCGGCTCTCGTTGCGCCTATGCCTTTCGCGTATGCCAATGCCTTCTTCTTCGCCTTTTTCGATGCATCCTGATATACGGCGATAAGGGAAGGCACGCCTGCGCCTCTCTCATACTCGCGCCTTACGAGGTGCCCCGGGCCTTTCGGCGCTACCATTATGACGTCCACATCGGCAGGAGGAACTATCTGGCTGTAATGGATATTGAAGCCATGGGAGAATACGAGGGTCTTACCCTTCTTCAGGTTCTGTTTTATCTCTTCATTGTAGAGCTTTGCCTGGAGGTTGTCCTGGGCAAGTATCTGAATGAAACCCGCGTCCTTTGATGCTTTCGCCGCGCTTACAGGTTTGAAGCCATGGTCCTGGGCCAGTTTATAATTCGCGGTCCCCTCGAGCTCGGCCACGATCACCTCGACTCCCGAATCCCTCAGGTTCTGAGCCTGGGCATGTCCCTGGCTTCCGTATCCTATGATTGCGACCTTTACGCCTTTTAAGACGCTTAAGTCCGCATCCTTGTCATAATACATCTTGGCCATCTTCTTCTCCTCCTTTGGAATGTTTTTCTCTCATCTTGACGGTCTTCTCTCCCCTCATCATGGCGATGGGGCCGGTCCTCACCAGCTCTTTTATGCCGAGAGGCTTTATGAGGGCGAGAAAAGCCTCTATTTTGGCTTCATCGCCTGTTATCATTATCGTATATGTCTTGGGCGATACGTCGATAATGCGGCCGCGGAAAATCTCCACCATGCGGAGCACCTCTTCCCGCACCTTTTCGTCGGCGCTCACCTTTACGAGCACCATCTCACGGGAGACATAATCGGTTTCTTTAAAATCGATTACCTTGATCACGTTGATGAGCTTGTTAAGCTGCTTGAGCACCTGCTCGATAATGGCGTCATTTCCCGATGTTACAATAGTCATGGTCGAGATCGTGGGATCAAGTGTTTCAGCCACGCAAAGGCTCTCTATATTGAACCCCCGGCCGCTGAACAGCCCCGAGACCCTCGAGAGCACCCCGAACTCATTCTCCACCAGTACGGACACTATATGTCTCACCCACACCTCCTAGACAAGAAGCATTTCCCGAAGCGGCGCCCCCGCGGGCACCATGGGATAGACCGACTCTTCCGGATTGACCATGACATCCACGAAGGTGGGACGTTTGTTTCGAAACGCCTCTTTCAGCGTCCGATCCACATCTTCTTCTTTTTCTATCCTGTATCCGGCAGCGCCGTAAGCCTCCGCTACTTTTACAAAATCGGGGGCGTAATGCATCTGCGTCCACGTGTATCTCTTCTCATAAAAAAGCTCCTGCCACTGCCGCACCATTCCCAGAAAACGGTTGTTGAGTATCACCACTTTCACCGGAAGATTATATTGCACTGCCGTGGCAAGCTCCTGGATGTTCATCTGAATGGAGCCGTCCCCGGCCACATCTATTACCAGGGAGCGGGGAAAGGCCACCTGGGCGCCGATGGCCGCCGGAAACCCGAAGCCCATAGTCCCGAGCCCGCCGGATGTAAGGAACGTTCTCGGTTTATGGAATTTATAGAACTGGGCGGTCCACATCTGGTTCTGCCCCACTTCGGTGGTGATGATCGCCTGTCCTTTGGTGATCTCATGAATCCTCTCGATCACGTACTGGGGCTTTAAGGTGCCGTCTTTCAAATAAGTCAGGGGATACTTGCTCTTCCACCCCTCCGTTTCGCCGATCCACGGGGCGACGCGGGAAGGATAATCCTTGAAATCGTCCTTGTCGTGGGATGCGATCTCAATCATCTTCTTGAGCACATTCGCCGAGTCGCCCACGATAGGCACGTTGACCTTGATATTCTTACTTATCGATGTGGGGTCAATATCTATATGAATGATCTGCGCCTGGGGTGCAAATTCGTCCACCTTTCCCGTGGCCCTGTCATCAAACCGGGCGCCCACGGCAATGATAAGGTCCGAATTGGTGATTGCCATATTCGCCGCATAGGTCCCATGCATGCCGAGCATGCCGAGGAAAAGGGGATGTTCTCCGGGAAAGCCCCCAAGTCCCATTAGAGTATTGGTCACAGGGATGGAGAGGAGTTCCGCGAACTTGCGAAGGTCATCGGACGCACCTGACGAGATGATGCCGCCGCCGGTATAGAGGACGGGCTTCTTGGAGGCGGCAACAAGCTTCATGGCCTTCTTGATCTGGCCCGGATGTCCGGTATAGGTGGGTTGATAGCTCCGGATATTCACCTTGTCAGGGTATTTGAACTCAGCCATTGCTGCGGAGACGTCTTTCGGTATATCGACAAGCACCGGGCCCGGTCTTCCCGACGCGGCAATGTAAAAAGCCTCTTTCACAATCCTGGTCAGGTCCTTCACGTCTTTCACGAGGTAGCTGTGTTTCGTGCACGGCCTCGTGATGCCTACGATGTCCGCTTCCTGGAAGGCATCGTTTCCTATGAGCATGGTCGGTACCTGGCATGAAAAGATGACAATGGGGATCGAATCCATACACGCGGTGGCAATGCCGGTCACCGTATTGGTCGCCCCGGGGCCGGAGGTAACGAGACAGACTCCGGTCTTTCCCGATGCGCGTGCATATCCATCCGCCGCATGCACTGCCGCCTGCTCGTGGCGTACCACCATCTGGACGATGTCCGAAGAACTGAGCGCATCGGTGATGTTGAGGGTGGCACCGCCGGGATAACAAAATATGGTGTCGATGCCCTCTGCCTTCAGCGCCTCCACAAAAATGTGGGACCCGCTCTTTTTCAATTAACCCTCACCCTTTTTCAACTCTTCGGCTGCCTTTTCCATGAGGTCCTTAAAATAAAGTTTCTTCTTTTTCAGGACCTTTACCTCCACTTCCTCTTCTTCCGTCAGATAAGTCTTCTTGAGAAGCATCTGCAAACGGTTATCGAGGGCAGTGTGCTGTTCCTTCGCATTTTTGTATACCTCTTCTTTGGTAGGCTCACCACGGTTCGTCATTCTCTTGTCTCCTCAAAAATCGAATTCCCGGTTAGACGCCCGCCTTTCCAGGACAGACCCGGGAATCTCGTGTTGACCGGCCACGCCCCGTTTATACAGGGCTTCCCCTTGCTATGCTCTTCGCTTCGGCGTATGTGAATCGTCGCTGCCATTCAGCCATCTGTATTGTACAGGATTTATGGGGGCGCAAAACGCCTTTTTCGCTCAGGTTAACTGACTAGTATGGTATAAAAAATATTAATAAAAGTCAAATAACTTCGTGCGCAAGGGAGAGGGGGAAGACATCTCCCTGTCCCCGATTGTTCCCATTATGGGGTTCCCATTTAAATTGCGCGGCTTCCCGGACATGGTCCCCCATCCGAAATGTCGGTTGAAAACTTTATAAATGGCTGATATACTTGGCTACTTCGATATAAATAATCGACGTTCAGGAAAAGTTTATTGAAAAAAGTCGGATATTGGAATATAAAACTTGCTTAAACTACCGGCCTTTTTATGGCGGTGACGGCAAGCGCACATCGATTGCTCATCCTTTATTTATGAAAACAAAAATACTGCTGCTCCTCATCCTTTCAGGCATCCTGTTCTTCAATAACCTCGGCGCCACTGCGCTTTGGGACCCCGATGAGCCGCGCCAGGCGATAATGGCCAGGGAGATGATGGAGCGCCATGATTACATCCATCCTTATCTTAACGGAAAGCCTTACCTCGAGAAGCCGCCTTTTTACCCGTGGATGATAATCATTGCCTCAAAAATAAGCGGTTCCCTGAACGAATTTTCCTCCCGGGTCCCTGCCGCGCTCTCCGCTACAGGTCTCGTGCTCGCCACCTTCTGGGCAGGCTCGGTAATGCTGAGTCCCTGGGGAGGATTTCTGGCTGCCTCCATTCTTGCCACAAACTACCAGTTTCTTTCCAATGCCCGCGAGTCGGTCATGGACATGACCTTCGCCTTTTTTATCGGTCTTACCATAGTGCTCGCCTACCTCGCTATGACGAAAGGGAGGAGGATACTTTTTATCCTCGCCTTCCTCCCCGCCGCCCTGGCCACCCTCACGAAGGGGCCCGCCGGTCTGGTGATCCCCGCGGGGGTCATGTTCGTTCTCATGCTCATGAGGAAAGAAATGAAGCGGTTTTTCCTTCCTCTCGTCTTCGGCTCTCTCCTCTCTCTCGCGGCGGCTTCCATCTGGTTCTTTCTCGCCGGAGAAGCCTATATAAAGGAATTCATTTTCAGGCAGAACATCACACGCTATACGAATGCCTTCGACCACATAGAATCTTTCGCCTATTATTTTCATAAACTCTTCTTCAATTTCATGCCCTGGGCCTTGTTTCTGCCTTTCGCCCTTTACCACGGGGTGAAGAAAAAATATTGGATGCCCTTCATATGGTTCGCCGTTACCTTTCTCTTCTTTGAGATCTCCTCGAGCAAAAGGGCCATATATCTTCTCTCCCTCTACCCGGCATGCGCGCTCCTTACCGCGTTCTATATAAGAGATAAATGGAAGGACCTGGTGTCGGGAGCCGTGACGGGGTCACTTCTCAAGGTCCTCGCGTTTTTGCTGACTCTTGCTCCCCTCGCGGCCGTGGCTGCCTTTTTCATTGTGCCGAATGAGACCATCGGGGTTTTTAAAAACGGCCCCTCCATTATTTATCTCTATATCGGGCTCCTTGCCGCGGCAGGCGCCATGTTCCTCGGCAGCCTCATTAAAAAGGCGGATAAGCCGGCCCTCTACTCCTTTTTTACCTACCTTGCCGTGGCCGGGCTCTTTTACGGCGCCCTTTATATGCCTGTTATGGACGCTGCATACAAATCGCCCCGCCTGCTGACCGACAAGCTCAAGACACGCATTCAGGAAGCAGATGTCTACACCTACGGGTTCAGCTCCGCGGGCATTATATATTACGTCGGCAAACCGATTCAGACCTTTTTCAGCTTAAAAGAGATAAAAGACGGCAAACGTGATATACTGCTCATAATTGAAGACGGGCAGGATCAGTATATCCGCAGGGACCTTGAAACCCGATTTGCCGCAGTGGGAAAGGCGCGTTACGAGAGAGAATATTTTACCTTCTACGTGAGGAAAGATGGAAGATAAGCCATATATTTCGGTACTGGTTCCGGTGCTTAACGAGCAGGAATCCCTGGAGGAGCTTCAGGCCAGGCTTTTTAAAACCCTCGAGAGCACGGGCAGGACGTACGAGATCATCTATATCGACGATGGCAGCACGGACAATACGGAGCGTAT comes from Syntrophorhabdaceae bacterium and encodes:
- the ilvC gene encoding ketol-acid reductoisomerase, encoding MAKMYYDKDADLSVLKGVKVAIIGYGSQGHAQAQNLRDSGVEVIVAELEGTANYKLAQDHGFKPVSAAKASKDAGFIQILAQDNLQAKLYNEEIKQNLKKGKTLVFSHGFNIHYSQIVPPADVDVIMVAPKGPGHLVRREYERGAGVPSLIAVYQDASKKAKKKALAYAKGIGATRAGVLETTFAEETETDLFGEQAVLCGGAAELVKAGFDTLVEAGYQPEIAYFECLHELKLIVDLMYEGGISYMRYSISDTAEYGDLTRGKRVINEDTREEMRQILDEIQTGEFAREWIMENMCGRPVYNSLNRIENEHLIEKVGAGLRSMMGWIRRKG
- the ilvN gene encoding acetolactate synthase small subunit, which codes for MRHIVSVLVENEFGVLSRVSGLFSGRGFNIESLCVAETLDPTISTMTIVTSGNDAIIEQVLKQLNKLINVIKVIDFKETDYVSREMVLVKVSADEKVREEVLRMVEIFRGRIIDVSPKTYTIMITGDEAKIEAFLALIKPLGIKELVRTGPIAMMRGEKTVKMREKHSKGGEEDGQDVL
- the ilvB gene encoding biosynthetic-type acetolactate synthase large subunit, which produces MKKSGSHIFVEALKAEGIDTIFCYPGGATLNITDALSSSDIVQMVVRHEQAAVHAADGYARASGKTGVCLVTSGPGATNTVTGIATACMDSIPIVIFSCQVPTMLIGNDAFQEADIVGITRPCTKHSYLVKDVKDLTRIVKEAFYIAASGRPGPVLVDIPKDVSAAMAEFKYPDKVNIRSYQPTYTGHPGQIKKAMKLVAASKKPVLYTGGGIISSGASDDLRKFAELLSIPVTNTLMGLGGFPGEHPLFLGMLGMHGTYAANMAITNSDLIIAVGARFDDRATGKVDEFAPQAQIIHIDIDPTSISKNIKVNVPIVGDSANVLKKMIEIASHDKDDFKDYPSRVAPWIGETEGWKSKYPLTYLKDGTLKPQYVIERIHEITKGQAIITTEVGQNQMWTAQFYKFHKPRTFLTSGGLGTMGFGFPAAIGAQVAFPRSLVIDVAGDGSIQMNIQELATAVQYNLPVKVVILNNRFLGMVRQWQELFYEKRYTWTQMHYAPDFVKVAEAYGAAGYRIEKEEDVDRTLKEAFRNKRPTFVDVMVNPEESVYPMVPAGAPLREMLLV
- a CDS encoding glycosyltransferase family 39 protein produces the protein MKTKILLLLILSGILFFNNLGATALWDPDEPRQAIMAREMMERHDYIHPYLNGKPYLEKPPFYPWMIIIASKISGSLNEFSSRVPAALSATGLVLATFWAGSVMLSPWGGFLAASILATNYQFLSNARESVMDMTFAFFIGLTIVLAYLAMTKGRRILFILAFLPAALATLTKGPAGLVIPAGVMFVLMLMRKEMKRFFLPLVFGSLLSLAAASIWFFLAGEAYIKEFIFRQNITRYTNAFDHIESFAYYFHKLFFNFMPWALFLPFALYHGVKKKYWMPFIWFAVTFLFFEISSSKRAIYLLSLYPACALLTAFYIRDKWKDLVSGAVTGSLLKVLAFLLTLAPLAAVAAFFIVPNETIGVFKNGPSIIYLYIGLLAAAGAMFLGSLIKKADKPALYSFFTYLAVAGLFYGALYMPVMDAAYKSPRLLTDKLKTRIQEADVYTYGFSSAGIIYYVGKPIQTFFSLKEIKDGKRDILLIIEDGQDQYIRRDLETRFAAVGKARYEREYFTFYVRKDGR